The following proteins are co-located in the Salvelinus namaycush isolate Seneca chromosome 31, SaNama_1.0, whole genome shotgun sequence genome:
- the LOC120025586 gene encoding neuropeptide FF receptor 1-like — MYTIPNFSNVIPLGRGLVKMEIASLNESAVNSNMHGVAMDSANRTYMPYYLHSTGMAISYILCYVVVLLLCVGGNVLVSLVVLRNRNMRSVTNLFILNLAISDLLIGVFCVPTTLIDSLISGWPFGQITCTMSNLVQGMSVSASVFTLVAIAVDRFTGIVYPFRHRIRPVTALLTILFIWVLAFAVICPSAANLTVIQLEDTYMLQNNQTYPVFVCFENWPRPEMRRVYTMVIFVHVYLAPLGIISIMYGCIAAKLSINLRQVRLAKVRRARSQRRVKVIKMLTMVAVLFMVSWLPLWTLMLLTDYRDLDTKQIDFLSSYLFPVAHWLAFFNSGINPIIYGFFNENFRRGFQAAVACRSCSQTITTVVVNTRFNFPPPNRVFNDNPESSGGKKGHCSKGTPKIIPHGTHGIVLDDRNVAPNRVIGAWVE, encoded by the exons ATGTACACTATACCTAATTTTTCTAATGTGATTCCACTTGGAAGGGGACTTGTGAAAATGGAGATTGCGTCACTGAATGAAAGTGCTGTGAACAGCAACATGCACGGCGTCGCTATGGACAGCGCCAACCGCACCTATATGCCTTATTACCTGCATTCCACCGGCATGGCCATCAGCTACATCCTATGCTATGTGGTGGTTCTCCTGCTCTGTGTCGGGGGGAACGTGCTGGTCTCCCTGGTGGTCCTCCGGAACCGCAACATGCGCTCCGTCACCAACCTCTTCATCCTCAACTTGGCCATCAGTGACCTGCTCATTGGAGTGTTCTGTGTTCCAACGACTTTGATTGACAGCCTGATATCAG GATGGCCATTTGGCCAGATTACATGCACCATGAGCAACCTGGTCCAGGGTATGTCAGTGTCAGCATCAGTCTTCACTCTGGTGGCCATAGCTGTTGACAG GTTCACAGGTATTGTGTACCCCTTTAGACATCGGATAAGGCCTGTGACTGCTCTCCTCACCATCCTTTTCATATGGGTGCTGGCGTTTGCTGTCATCTGCCCCTCGGCCGCCAACCTGACTGTCATTCAGCTGGAGGACACCTACATGCTCCAGAACAACCAGACCTACCCTGTCTTTGTCTGCTTCGAGAACTGGCCCCGACCCGAGATGCGTCGGGTCTACACCATGGTCATCTTCGTGCACGTGTACCTGGCCCCCCTGGGCATCATCAGTATCATGTATGGCTGCATCGCTGCCAAGCTCTCTATCAACCTGAGGCAGGTGAGGCTGGCAAAAGTGCGAAGGGCCCGCTCCCAACGCCGGGTTAAAGTGATCAAGATGCTGACCATGGTGGCTGTGCTCTTCATGGTGTCATGGCTGCCTCTGTGGACGTTAATGCTGCTGACTGACTACAGGGATCTGGACACGAAGCAGATTGACTTCCTCAGCAGCTACCTATTCCCAGTGGCCCACTGGCTGGCCTTCTTTAACAGTGGGATTAACCCCATCATCTATGGCTTCTTCAATGAGAACTTCCGCAGGGGGTTCCAGGCTGCAGTTGCCTGCAGGTCCTGTTCACAAACAATAACAACAGTTGTGGTTAATACACGCTTTAACTTCCCGCCTCCTAACAGAGTATTCAATGATAACCCCGAGTCATCTGGTGGGAAGAAAGGCCACTGCTCCAAGGGCACTCCCAAGATTATCCCACATGGAACCCATGGAAtcgtcctggatgacaggaatgTTGCACCCAACAGGGTGATTGGTGCCTGGGTGGAGTGA